Genomic DNA from Microbacterium neungamense:
GCCGTACAGCTGGATCGAGCGCGGGGTCTCGCTCTCGTGATGCTGGATGAGCCGCATCGTGATCGCGTTGCGCTCCACCAGTGCTCGCGAGGTGATCATCTCGCTGACGTACAGGCCGGCGCCGTACTCACGGCACAGCCGGCGGAACGCGGTGTTCGTGATCCCCGCCATGGGTGCCAGGACCACCGGCACGTCGAGATCGATCGGGCCGATGCGGAGCGGGCGGGCGGGGGCGGTGGCGATGGTCATCGTCTCCATTCTCCCAGACCCGGGAGGGTTTCCGGCCAGGCCTCCGGCGGCTGTGGAGACGCCTAGGCTGTGGATATGACCGACATCCCGATCAGGCAGATCCCGTACCGCGACGCGCAGGGCGCCGAGACCCGGCTCGACGACCTCGGCGCGGACGTCGTGCTCGTCGTGAACGTCGCCTCCCGGTGCGGCCTCACCCCGCAGTACGCGCAGCTGGAGCAGCTGCAGCGCGGCTACGGCGATCGCGGGTTCACGGTCGTCGGGTTCCCGTGCAACCAGTTCCTGGGCCAGGAGCCGGGATCGATGGAGCAGATCCTGGACTTCTGCTCGACGACCTACGGGGTCACCTTCCCGGTGAACGAGAAGGTGAAGGTGAACGGCCGTCACGCGCACGAGCTGTTCCAGGCGCTGAAGCGAACCCCGGACGCCTCGGGGAAGGCCGGCCGGGTGGAGTGGAACTTCGAGAAGTTCCTGGTGCTGCCCGACGGCGAGGTGCGCCGTTTCCGGCCGAAGCAGCGCCCGGACGACCCCGAGATCGTCGGCGCGATCGAGCAGGCGCTCGCGACGGTGCGCTGAGGCGGACCGGTCGCGGGGCGCGGCGCGCGACCGCCCCGGTCGAGGTCAGGGCTGCGCGGCCGCCTCGCGGCGCTGCGCCCACAGGTCGCGCAGCACGTTCTCGAACGCGGCGGGCGGCTGCGCGCCGCTGATGCCGTACCGTCCGTCGATGACGAAGAACGGCACGCCGTTGATGCCGTAGGCGCGCGCCTGCGCCTGGTCCGCGCGCACCGCGGGCAGGTACCGCGCGCTCTCCAGCGCCTCCCGTGTCTCGTCGCGGTCGAGCCCGACCTCGGCCGCGAGCTCGACGAGGTCGTCGATGCGGCCCACGTGCCGGCCCTCGGTGAAGTACGCCGACATCAGCCGCTCCTGCATCTCCAGCTGACGGCCCTTGTCCTTGGCGACGTGCAGCAGCTCGTGCGCCTTGACCGTGTTGGTGTGCTGGAGCAGGTCGAAGCGGTAGTCCAGGCCCGCCTGCGCGGCGACGCCGGTGACATGGTCGAGCATCTGCTCGACCTGCGCACGCGGCATCCCCTTGTGCCCGCACAGGAAGTCCACCTCGTCGCCGTCGAAGTCGACGGGGGTGTCGGGCGCGAGCTCGAAGGAGTGGTAGGTCACCCGCACCTGCGGGGCGTCCTCACCGGCTGCCGCGGCCGCCAGGCCCGCTTCCAGATTGCGCTTGCCGATGTAGCACCACGGGCAGGCGATGTCGGACCAGATGTCGATCGAGATGGGTTCGCTCACACCCAGGCGCAACCGCGCTCACCGGCGTCGTATTCCGTTGGTAGCATCT
This window encodes:
- a CDS encoding glutathione peroxidase, whose protein sequence is MTDIPIRQIPYRDAQGAETRLDDLGADVVLVVNVASRCGLTPQYAQLEQLQRGYGDRGFTVVGFPCNQFLGQEPGSMEQILDFCSTTYGVTFPVNEKVKVNGRHAHELFQALKRTPDASGKAGRVEWNFEKFLVLPDGEVRRFRPKQRPDDPEIVGAIEQALATVR
- a CDS encoding DsbA family oxidoreductase: MSEPISIDIWSDIACPWCYIGKRNLEAGLAAAAAGEDAPQVRVTYHSFELAPDTPVDFDGDEVDFLCGHKGMPRAQVEQMLDHVTGVAAQAGLDYRFDLLQHTNTVKAHELLHVAKDKGRQLEMQERLMSAYFTEGRHVGRIDDLVELAAEVGLDRDETREALESARYLPAVRADQAQARAYGINGVPFFVIDGRYGISGAQPPAAFENVLRDLWAQRREAAAQP